In one Nocardia tengchongensis genomic region, the following are encoded:
- a CDS encoding glycoside hydrolase family 13 protein, with product MDDSEAPWWRSAVFYQVYPRSFADSDGDGVGDLGGLRDKLGYVELLGVDALWICPVMRSPMADGGYDVSDPRDIDPLFGGLEALDAVIAEAHDRHMRVTMDLVPNHTSDQHRWFRAALAAGPGSPERARYWFRDGRGPDGALPPNNWPSIFGGPAWTRVLEPDGRPGQWYLHIFAAEQPDLNWENPEVAADLEQTLRFWLDRGVDGFRLDVAHGMAKPPGLPDMERIDTRMLHLEDDDPRFNNPGVHEIHRRVRKVMDEYPHAVAIGEVWVNDNTRFGEYVRPDELHLAFNFRLAQTPFDPERIRAAVDNSLHAVAGVGATPTWTLSNHDIEREVTRYGDGFVGHARARAMIMLELALPGAVFIYNGAELGLPNVDDLPESALRDPTWERSGHTVRGRDGCRMPMPWEGGRPPFGFTTGVPWLPMPPEWASVSVEKQLERLDSMLSLYRMAIELRAVRPEFAGPGFEWYASPPGCLAFRRDGGLLCVLNATAAPILLPAGEVLLASVPLAGRTLPANSTAWLV from the coding sequence ATGGACGATTCCGAAGCCCCCTGGTGGCGGTCGGCCGTGTTCTACCAGGTCTATCCCCGCTCCTTCGCGGATTCGGATGGCGACGGCGTGGGTGATTTAGGCGGATTGCGGGACAAGCTGGGCTACGTGGAGCTGCTCGGCGTGGATGCCCTGTGGATCTGCCCGGTCATGCGCTCGCCCATGGCCGACGGCGGCTACGACGTGTCCGACCCGCGCGACATCGACCCGCTGTTCGGTGGTCTCGAGGCGCTCGACGCGGTCATCGCCGAGGCGCACGACCGTCACATGCGGGTGACCATGGACCTGGTGCCCAATCACACCAGCGATCAGCATCGGTGGTTCCGGGCGGCGCTGGCGGCGGGGCCGGGGAGTCCGGAGCGGGCGCGGTACTGGTTCCGGGACGGCCGCGGGCCCGACGGCGCACTGCCGCCGAACAATTGGCCGAGCATCTTCGGCGGTCCGGCCTGGACCCGAGTGCTCGAACCCGACGGCAGACCCGGGCAGTGGTACCTGCACATCTTCGCTGCCGAGCAGCCCGACCTGAACTGGGAAAACCCCGAGGTCGCAGCCGATTTGGAGCAGACCCTGCGGTTCTGGCTGGATCGCGGCGTGGACGGTTTCCGCCTCGATGTCGCGCACGGCATGGCCAAGCCGCCGGGTTTGCCCGACATGGAGCGCATCGACACCCGGATGCTGCACCTCGAGGACGACGATCCGCGCTTCAACAACCCCGGCGTGCACGAGATCCACCGGCGGGTGCGCAAGGTGATGGACGAGTATCCGCACGCGGTCGCCATCGGCGAGGTGTGGGTCAACGACAACACCCGCTTCGGGGAGTACGTCCGTCCCGACGAGTTGCACCTGGCCTTCAACTTCCGGCTCGCCCAGACGCCCTTCGATCCGGAGCGGATCCGTGCGGCCGTGGACAATTCGCTGCACGCGGTCGCCGGGGTCGGCGCGACACCTACCTGGACGCTGTCCAACCACGACATCGAACGCGAGGTCACCCGATACGGCGACGGTTTTGTGGGGCACGCGCGGGCACGGGCCATGATCATGCTCGAGCTGGCGCTGCCGGGCGCTGTGTTCATCTACAACGGAGCCGAATTGGGGCTGCCCAATGTGGACGATCTGCCCGAGTCCGCGCTGCGCGACCCCACCTGGGAGCGGTCCGGCCACACCGTGCGCGGCCGCGACGGCTGCCGGATGCCGATGCCGTGGGAGGGCGGGCGGCCGCCGTTCGGGTTCACGACGGGGGTGCCGTGGCTGCCGATGCCGCCGGAGTGGGCGTCGGTGTCGGTGGAGAAGCAGCTGGAACGCCTGGATTCGATGCTGTCGCTGTATCGGATGGCGATCGAATTGCGGGCTGTCCGGCCGGAATTCGCGGGGCCCGGGTTCGAGTGGTACGCCAGTCCGCCGGGCTGTCTGGCGTTCCGGCGCGACGGCGGGCTGCTGTGTGTGCTGAACGCCACCGCCGCGCCGATCCTGCTGCCCGCGGGGGAGGTGTTGCTGGCCAGCGTGCCCCTCGCGGGACGCACATTGCCGGCGAACTCGACGGCCTGGTTGGTCTGA
- a CDS encoding DUF5130 domain-containing protein, translating to MATSNWPAVNEADLPHGYAVTSSGRVSGVHEAGDVFKEAPFSDRERLLMDNALTDATRATKVRFNVFIGDLGADSAAGVDALFPATPEAARSVLIAVDPNTRSVEVRSGHEVAERANDRVCQLGATAATSSFRQGELIDGLVSAVRVMAAAIGRV from the coding sequence GTGGCAACTTCTAATTGGCCCGCGGTGAACGAGGCCGACCTACCCCACGGCTACGCCGTCACCTCCAGCGGACGCGTGTCCGGTGTGCACGAGGCCGGCGACGTCTTCAAGGAAGCGCCGTTCAGCGACCGTGAGCGGCTGCTCATGGACAATGCCCTCACCGACGCGACCCGCGCCACCAAGGTGCGCTTCAACGTCTTCATCGGCGACCTGGGCGCCGACTCCGCCGCCGGCGTGGACGCGCTGTTCCCGGCCACCCCGGAGGCCGCTCGCTCGGTCCTGATCGCGGTGGACCCGAACACCCGCTCGGTCGAGGTCCGCTCCGGCCACGAGGTCGCCGAGCGCGCCAACGACCGGGTGTGCCAGCTCGGCGCGACCGCGGCCACCAGCTCCTTCCGTCAGGGTGAGCTGATCGACGGCCTGGTCTCCGCGGTGCGCGTGATGGCCGCCGCCATCGGCCGGGTCTAG
- a CDS encoding ClpP family protease → MSTYTIPNVITRDPRGERIMDVYSHLLSERIVYLGTPIDSGVANALIAQLLHLDAESPGQDINLYINCEGGELPAMLAIYDTMQHISSPVVTTCVGQAIAVGAVLLAGGAPGRRNVLPHSRIVLHQPAIRGQGTIPDLILQADEIVRMRAQIEAILALHTGQSAETLRRDTDRDRVFTAETAIDYGLADQLLGAR, encoded by the coding sequence ATGAGCACCTACACGATTCCGAACGTCATCACCCGCGACCCGCGCGGCGAACGGATCATGGACGTCTACTCACACCTGCTCAGCGAACGCATCGTCTACCTGGGCACCCCCATCGACTCCGGCGTCGCCAACGCCCTGATCGCCCAACTGCTGCACCTGGACGCGGAGAGCCCCGGTCAGGACATCAACCTCTACATCAACTGCGAGGGCGGCGAACTGCCCGCCATGCTCGCCATCTACGACACCATGCAGCACATCTCGTCACCGGTGGTCACCACCTGCGTCGGCCAGGCCATCGCGGTCGGCGCGGTGCTGCTGGCCGGCGGCGCGCCGGGCCGCCGCAACGTGCTGCCGCACTCCCGAATCGTCCTGCACCAGCCCGCGATCCGAGGCCAGGGCACCATCCCCGACCTGATCCTGCAAGCCGACGAAATCGTCCGCATGCGCGCCCAGATCGAAGCCATCCTGGCCCTCCACACCGGCCAATCCGCCGAAACCCTGCGCCGCGACACTGACCGCGACCGCGTCTTCACCGCCGAAACCGCGATCGACTACGGCCTGGCCGACCAACTGCTGGGCGCACGCTGA
- a CDS encoding phosphoribosylaminoimidazolesuccinocarboxamide synthase, which translates to MKHIHAGKVRDLYEDGDSLILVASDRVSVYDVVLPTPIPDKGALLTQLSNWWFGFFSDVPNHILSTTDVPAEFAGRGVRVKPLRMVKVECIARGYLTGGGLAEYNRTGTVSGIALPPGLRDGDKLPEPIFTPTTKADEGHDEPISFDDVVNQEGKEVAEKLRDLTLEMYSRGADHAAANGVIIADTKIELGWDGDVLTVGDEVLTSDSSRFWPADDYEPGRPQKSFDKQFVRDWSTSTGWNKEYPGPEIPAEIIDVTRQKYVQAYELITGNTWNGV; encoded by the coding sequence TTGAAGCACATCCACGCCGGTAAGGTGCGCGACCTGTACGAGGACGGCGATTCGCTGATCCTGGTCGCATCCGACCGAGTGTCGGTGTACGACGTGGTGCTGCCGACCCCGATCCCCGACAAGGGCGCGCTGCTCACCCAGCTGTCGAACTGGTGGTTCGGGTTCTTCTCCGACGTGCCCAACCACATCCTGTCCACCACCGACGTGCCCGCCGAGTTCGCGGGCCGCGGGGTGCGGGTCAAGCCGCTGCGGATGGTGAAGGTGGAGTGCATCGCCCGCGGCTACCTGACCGGCGGCGGCCTGGCCGAGTACAACCGCACCGGCACCGTGTCCGGCATCGCGCTGCCCCCGGGCCTGCGCGACGGCGACAAGCTGCCCGAACCCATCTTCACCCCCACCACCAAGGCCGACGAGGGCCACGACGAGCCGATCAGCTTCGACGACGTGGTGAACCAGGAGGGCAAGGAGGTCGCCGAGAAGCTGCGCGACCTGACCCTCGAGATGTACTCGCGCGGCGCGGATCACGCCGCCGCCAACGGCGTCATCATCGCCGACACGAAGATCGAACTGGGTTGGGACGGAGACGTTCTCACCGTCGGCGACGAGGTGCTCACCTCCGACTCGTCGCGCTTCTGGCCCGCCGACGACTACGAGCCCGGCCGCCCGCAGAAGTCGTTCGACAAGCAGTTCGTGCGCGACTGGTCCACCTCCACCGGCTGGAACAAGGAGTACCCGGGCCCCGAGATCCCCGCCGAGATCATCGACGTGACCCGCCAGAAGTACGTGCAGGCCTACGAACTCATCACCGGCAACACCTGGAACGGCGTCTAG
- a CDS encoding globin: MTSGEQTQISFFEAVGGQATFHRIVAAFYREVAEDEVLRPLYPEEDLGPAERRLRMFLEQYWGGPRTYSDERGHPRLRMRHHPFKVGPIERDAWLRAMRIAVAEIEPEVLDDAHRKQLLDYFEMAANSLMNSPF, translated from the coding sequence GTGACTTCGGGCGAGCAAACGCAGATCTCCTTCTTCGAGGCCGTGGGCGGGCAGGCGACGTTCCATCGGATCGTGGCGGCCTTCTACCGCGAGGTGGCCGAGGACGAGGTGCTGCGTCCGCTGTACCCGGAAGAGGATCTGGGTCCGGCCGAGCGCCGGCTGCGGATGTTCCTGGAGCAGTACTGGGGTGGCCCGCGGACCTACTCCGACGAGCGTGGCCACCCGCGGCTGCGGATGCGGCACCACCCGTTCAAGGTCGGTCCGATCGAACGCGACGCATGGCTGCGCGCCATGCGAATCGCGGTGGCGGAGATCGAGCCGGAGGTGCTCGACGATGCGCATCGCAAGCAGTTGCTCGACTACTTCGAGATGGCCGCCAATTCGCTGATGAATTCGCCTTTCTGA
- a CDS encoding ClpP family protease, whose product MADNKTPMFNWSTREQLFARRVLVLDGGLDDDNGTLLMTQMLTLAAEDPEAGISLWIHSPGGSVPAMLAIRDVMRLVPCPVSTLALGLSCSAGQFLLSAGTPGHRYALPHARILMHQGSAGIGGSAVEVEVQADDLRYTVQTVLGLIAADTGQPYDQVFEDSLHDRWFTAEQAREYGFIDHIVDSFHQVVPARQKLGISA is encoded by the coding sequence ATGGCAGACAACAAGACTCCGATGTTCAACTGGAGCACCAGGGAGCAGCTCTTCGCCCGCCGCGTGCTGGTGCTGGACGGTGGGCTCGACGACGACAACGGCACGCTGCTGATGACCCAGATGCTGACGCTGGCGGCCGAGGATCCGGAGGCGGGGATCTCGCTGTGGATCCACTCCCCCGGCGGCTCGGTGCCGGCCATGCTCGCCATCCGCGACGTGATGCGCCTGGTGCCGTGCCCGGTGTCGACGCTGGCGCTCGGATTGTCGTGCAGCGCCGGACAATTCCTGCTCTCGGCGGGCACGCCCGGCCACCGCTACGCCCTGCCGCACGCTCGCATCCTCATGCATCAGGGTTCGGCGGGCATCGGCGGCAGCGCGGTCGAGGTGGAGGTGCAGGCCGACGACCTGCGCTACACCGTGCAGACGGTGCTCGGCCTGATCGCCGCCGACACCGGCCAGCCCTACGACCAGGTCTTCGAGGACTCGCTGCACGACCGCTGGTTCACCGCGGAACAGGCCCGCGAGTACGGCTTCATCGACCACATCGTGGACTCCTTCCACCAGGTGGTCCCGGCGCGACAGAAACTGGGGATCTCGGCATGA
- a CDS encoding helix-turn-helix domain-containing protein — protein sequence MSEHPRLKALPGGLEESARPVRRGTPPAPAIAPARTSGPEPLWREALGERLRSMRLDLGEKLTETAGRAGISPQYLSEVERGRKEPSSEMIAALAGALGTSVGGLTHQVAEDMLRTRRVAAAPPVVPQRYAGRVMLSLAA from the coding sequence ATGTCCGAGCATCCGCGTTTGAAAGCCCTTCCCGGTGGCCTCGAGGAATCGGCCCGGCCGGTTCGACGCGGAACGCCGCCGGCGCCGGCGATCGCCCCGGCCCGGACCTCCGGACCGGAGCCGCTGTGGCGCGAGGCCCTCGGCGAGCGGTTGCGCTCCATGCGACTGGATCTGGGCGAGAAGCTCACCGAAACCGCTGGGCGCGCTGGTATCTCGCCGCAGTACCTGTCCGAAGTCGAGCGTGGCCGCAAGGAACCGTCGAGCGAGATGATCGCCGCGCTGGCGGGAGCTCTGGGTACCAGCGTGGGCGGACTCACCCATCAGGTCGCCGAGGACATGCTGCGCACGCGTCGCGTCGCGGCCGCACCGCCCGTGGTCCCGCAGCGCTACGCGGGCCGGGTCATGCTGTCGCTCGCTGCCTGA
- a CDS encoding NAD(P)H oxidoreductase — MSHNGIDQNPRTALVVVAHHRSDSLTEHLAARTVTRLEADGYRVDLLDLRAEGFDPRMTEADEPDWGNREKTYSPEVHEHMERIFAAEVVIAVFPVYWASLPALLKGWIDRVWNYGFAYGRSKPRLAGKRMLWLGLAGMAAGDPLVDFLQQSLEGQLNLGIAYYCGFSHSAVGLLPDAEERRQRMDADGQLRIDAATAGVERVAQYADLERRADAFVTNFLAAEPVPV; from the coding sequence TTGTCGCACAACGGTATCGACCAGAACCCCCGCACGGCCCTGGTCGTGGTCGCCCACCACCGCTCCGATTCGCTGACCGAACACCTGGCCGCCCGCACCGTCACCCGCCTGGAAGCCGACGGCTACCGCGTCGACCTGCTGGATCTGCGCGCCGAGGGCTTCGACCCGCGCATGACCGAGGCCGACGAGCCGGACTGGGGCAACCGCGAGAAGACCTACTCCCCCGAGGTCCACGAGCACATGGAGCGCATCTTCGCCGCCGAGGTGGTGATCGCGGTCTTCCCCGTCTACTGGGCGAGCCTGCCCGCGCTGCTCAAGGGCTGGATCGACCGCGTGTGGAACTATGGATTCGCCTACGGCCGCAGCAAGCCTCGCCTGGCGGGCAAGCGGATGCTGTGGCTCGGCCTGGCCGGGATGGCCGCGGGCGACCCGCTGGTCGACTTCCTCCAGCAGAGCCTGGAAGGCCAGCTCAATCTGGGAATCGCCTACTATTGCGGCTTCTCGCACTCGGCCGTCGGACTGCTGCCCGATGCCGAGGAGCGTCGTCAGCGCATGGACGCGGACGGGCAGCTGCGCATCGACGCGGCCACCGCCGGCGTCGAGCGCGTGGCCCAGTACGCCGATCTGGAGCGCCGGGCCGACGCGTTCGTGACGAACTTCCTGGCCGCCGAACCGGTTCCGGTCTAG
- a CDS encoding AraC family transcriptional regulator produces the protein MDPLSKLLSGIRAEGAVVTHAVMPAPWTIRFADRAPLTMITVMRGGGTLLLPDGGSRTLETGDTALVRGPGEFRLVSGESDAVAPTEYEISCFTTDSECAGEELTGIHWGGDADATALMVGAYRTSFRRHERLLRALPPVLVVREDYESCGWYEQAAASAVGQSAGSQAMMDRLLDWSLVCTLRTWFEQAGPDAPTWFRGLADPVIAPALQAIHTTPGAPWTVASLATEAGVSRALFAKRFTAVMGRPPLTYLTESRMDEAEELLADTDHTVAHIARSVGYADPFGFSAAFKRHRGLSPTAFRAAAA, from the coding sequence GTGGATCCTCTGAGTAAGCTGCTGAGCGGTATTCGAGCCGAAGGCGCGGTGGTCACGCATGCCGTCATGCCCGCGCCGTGGACCATCCGGTTCGCCGATCGGGCTCCACTGACCATGATCACCGTCATGCGCGGCGGCGGCACCCTGCTGCTGCCGGACGGCGGCAGCCGCACCCTCGAGACCGGTGATACGGCGCTGGTGCGAGGACCGGGCGAATTCCGGCTGGTATCGGGAGAGTCCGACGCCGTCGCGCCGACCGAGTACGAGATCTCCTGCTTCACCACCGATTCCGAATGCGCGGGCGAGGAACTCACCGGAATCCATTGGGGCGGTGACGCCGACGCCACCGCGCTGATGGTCGGCGCCTACCGCACCTCATTCCGTCGCCACGAACGCCTGTTGCGGGCGCTCCCACCGGTATTGGTGGTCCGGGAGGACTACGAATCCTGCGGCTGGTACGAGCAGGCGGCCGCCTCCGCCGTCGGGCAGAGCGCGGGCTCGCAGGCCATGATGGATCGCCTGCTCGACTGGAGTCTGGTCTGCACCCTGCGCACCTGGTTCGAACAGGCCGGACCCGACGCCCCCACCTGGTTCCGCGGCCTGGCCGATCCGGTCATCGCGCCCGCCCTGCAGGCCATCCACACCACGCCCGGCGCACCCTGGACCGTCGCCTCGCTGGCCACCGAAGCCGGTGTCTCGCGGGCGCTTTTCGCCAAACGCTTCACCGCCGTCATGGGGCGGCCGCCGCTGACCTACCTCACCGAATCCCGTATGGACGAAGCCGAGGAACTGCTCGCCGACACCGACCACACCGTCGCCCACATCGCCAGATCGGTCGGCTACGCGGATCCGTTCGGCTTCTCGGCCGCCTTCAAACGCCACCGCGGGCTCAGCCCCACCGCTTTTCGCGCGGCCGCCGCCTGA
- the pepN gene encoding aminopeptidase N produces MSAPNLTREQAIERAATVQVENYTVELDLTGQPTSADAPRSETFHSKATVTFTATPGAQTFIDFVGAGLRSAVLNGVALDVSGYDEEQGLTLPNLAASNELVVEADGEYSNTGEGLHRFVDPTDNKVYLYSQFETADCKRMFACFDQPDLKATYDMVVTAPQDWEVISNGAVTDTHQLGAVVRHTFATTPRMSTYLVALIAGPYAKWTDSYRDSHGEIPLGIYCRASLAEFMDHERLFTETKQGFGFYHTNFGVPYAFGKYDQLFVPEFNAGAMENAGAVTFLEDYVFRSKVTRASYERRCETVLHEMAHMWFGDLVTMKWWDDLWLNESFATFASVLCQVGATEYTNAWTTFANVEKSWAYRQDQLPSTHPIAADIPDLAAVEVNFDGITYAKGASVLKQLVAYVGEEPFLAGLRDYFTEHAYGNATFDDLVGALEKASGRDLSDWGAQWLKTTGLNILRPDFTVDAAGNFASFAVVQDGAEPGAGERRVHRLAIGIYDDLDGKLVRTKRVELDVDAAERTEVPELVGVGRGKLVLVNDDDLTYCSVRLDTDSLDTVVARIADIAEPLPRTLAWSAAWEMTRQAEMKARDFVALVQRGVGAETEIGVVQRLLMQANTALGAYADPEWARTEGWPAYADRLLELARAAGAGSDHQLAFVNALTGSLLSPQHVQVLRQLHAEDPEGAGLPGLTVDTDLRWRITQALAAAGAIDSDGVETPLIDAELARDDTAAGRRQAAAASTARPQAAVKESAWDTVMGDDTVPNITARAIVAGFAPAGQAELLSPYVERYFADIASVWERRSSEVAQTVVVGLYPHWAVTDEAVAVADKFLGGDHPPALRRLVVEGKAGIERSLRARAFDRG; encoded by the coding sequence TTGTCCGCACCGAATCTCACCCGCGAGCAGGCCATCGAACGCGCTGCCACGGTCCAGGTGGAGAACTACACGGTCGAATTGGACCTGACCGGCCAGCCCACCAGCGCCGACGCGCCTCGCAGTGAGACCTTCCACTCGAAGGCGACGGTGACCTTCACCGCGACGCCGGGTGCGCAGACCTTCATCGACTTCGTGGGCGCGGGCCTGCGCTCGGCCGTCCTCAACGGCGTCGCCCTCGACGTGAGCGGCTACGACGAGGAGCAGGGTCTCACCCTGCCGAACCTGGCCGCGAGCAACGAGCTGGTCGTCGAGGCCGACGGCGAGTACTCGAACACCGGTGAGGGCCTGCACCGCTTCGTCGACCCCACCGACAACAAGGTGTACCTGTACTCGCAGTTCGAAACCGCCGACTGCAAGCGCATGTTCGCCTGCTTCGACCAGCCCGATCTCAAGGCCACCTACGACATGGTCGTGACCGCGCCGCAGGACTGGGAGGTCATCTCCAACGGGGCCGTCACCGACACCCACCAGCTGGGCGCGGTCGTCCGCCACACCTTCGCCACCACCCCGCGAATGAGCACCTACCTGGTCGCCCTCATCGCCGGCCCGTACGCGAAATGGACCGACTCCTACCGTGATTCGCACGGCGAGATCCCACTCGGCATCTACTGCCGCGCCTCGCTGGCCGAATTCATGGACCACGAACGGCTTTTCACCGAGACCAAGCAGGGTTTCGGCTTCTATCACACCAATTTCGGTGTGCCCTATGCCTTCGGCAAGTACGACCAGCTGTTCGTGCCCGAATTCAATGCCGGCGCCATGGAGAACGCGGGCGCGGTCACCTTCCTCGAAGACTATGTCTTCCGCTCCAAGGTGACCCGCGCGTCCTACGAGCGCCGCTGCGAGACCGTGCTGCACGAGATGGCGCACATGTGGTTCGGCGACCTGGTCACCATGAAGTGGTGGGACGACCTGTGGCTGAACGAGTCGTTCGCGACCTTCGCCTCGGTGCTGTGCCAGGTCGGCGCGACCGAATACACCAACGCCTGGACCACTTTCGCGAATGTCGAGAAGTCGTGGGCGTACCGGCAGGACCAGCTGCCCTCGACCCACCCGATCGCGGCCGACATCCCCGACCTGGCCGCCGTCGAGGTCAACTTCGACGGAATCACCTACGCCAAGGGCGCATCCGTACTCAAGCAGCTGGTGGCCTACGTCGGCGAGGAGCCGTTCCTGGCGGGTCTGCGCGACTACTTCACCGAACACGCCTACGGCAACGCCACCTTCGACGACCTGGTGGGCGCGCTGGAGAAGGCGTCCGGGCGCGACCTGTCCGACTGGGGCGCGCAGTGGCTCAAAACCACCGGCCTCAATATCCTGCGCCCCGACTTCACCGTCGACGCGGCCGGCAACTTCGCGTCCTTCGCGGTGGTGCAGGACGGTGCGGAGCCCGGCGCGGGTGAGCGGCGCGTGCACCGGCTCGCCATCGGCATCTACGACGACCTGGACGGAAAGCTGGTGCGCACCAAGCGCGTCGAGCTCGACGTCGACGCCGCCGAGCGCACCGAGGTGCCGGAGCTGGTCGGCGTCGGCCGCGGCAAGCTGGTGCTGGTCAACGACGACGACCTCACCTACTGCTCGGTCCGCCTGGACACCGACTCGCTCGACACCGTGGTGGCGCGCATCGCCGACATCGCCGAACCGCTGCCGCGCACCCTGGCCTGGTCGGCCGCCTGGGAGATGACCCGGCAGGCGGAGATGAAGGCCCGCGACTTCGTGGCGCTGGTGCAGCGCGGCGTCGGCGCAGAAACCGAGATCGGCGTCGTGCAGCGGCTTCTCATGCAGGCCAACACCGCGCTCGGCGCGTACGCCGACCCGGAGTGGGCACGCACCGAGGGCTGGCCCGCCTACGCGGACCGGCTACTGGAGCTCGCCCGCGCCGCGGGTGCGGGCTCGGACCACCAGCTGGCGTTCGTCAACGCGCTCACCGGTTCGCTGCTGTCCCCGCAGCACGTACAGGTGCTGCGGCAGCTGCACGCCGAGGATCCCGAAGGTGCGGGCCTGCCCGGCCTGACCGTCGACACCGACCTGCGCTGGCGGATCACCCAGGCTCTCGCCGCCGCCGGAGCCATCGACTCCGACGGTGTCGAAACCCCGCTCATCGACGCGGAACTCGCCCGCGACGACACCGCCGCGGGCCGCCGCCAGGCCGCCGCCGCCTCGACCGCCCGCCCGCAGGCCGCGGTCAAGGAATCGGCGTGGGACACCGTCATGGGTGACGACACGGTGCCCAACATCACCGCGCGCGCCATCGTCGCGGGCTTCGCCCCGGCCGGTCAGGCCGAGCTGCTCAGCCCGTACGTGGAGCGCTACTTCGCCGATATCGCGTCGGTGTGGGAGCGCCGCTCCAGCGAGGTCGCCCAGACCGTCGTCGTCGGGCTCTACCCGCACTGGGCCGTCACCGACGAGGCGGTCGCGGTGGCCGACAAGTTCCTCGGCGGCGACCACCCGCCGGCCCTGCGCCGCCTGGTGGTCGAGGGCAAGGCGGGCATCGAACGCTCGCTGCGCGCTCGCGCGTTCGACCGCGGCTAG